A window from Theropithecus gelada isolate Dixy chromosome 1, Tgel_1.0, whole genome shotgun sequence encodes these proteins:
- the RGS2 gene encoding regulator of G-protein signaling 2, which yields MQSAMFLAVQHDCRPMDTSAGSGHKSEEKREKMKRTLLKDWKTRLSYFLQNSSTPGKPKTGKKSKQQAFIKPSPEEAQLWSEAFDELLASKYGLAAFRAFLKSEFCEENIEFWLACEDFKKTKSPQKLSSKARKIYTDFIEKEAPKEINIDFQTKTLIAQNIQEATSGCFTTAQKRVYSLMENNSYPRFLESEFYQDLCKKPQITTEPHAT from the exons ATGCAAAGTGCTATGTTCTTGGCTGTTCAACACGACTGCAGACCTATGGACACTAGCGCTGGCAGCGGCCACAAGAGCGAGGAGAAGCGGGAAAAGATGAAACGGACCCT tttaaaaGATTGGAAGACCCGTTTGAGCTACTTCTTGCAAAATTCCTCTACTCCTGGGAAACCCAAAACCggcaaaaaaagcaaacaacaagcTTTCATCAA ACCTTCTCCTGAGGAAGCACAGCTGTGGTCAGAAGCATTTGACGAGCTGCTAGCCAGCAAAT ATGGTCTTGCTGCATTCAGGGCTTTTCTAAAGTcggaattctgtgaagaaaatattGAATTCTGGCTGGCCTGTGAAGACTTCAAAAAAACCAAATCACCCCAAAAATTGTCCTCAAAAGCAAGGAAAATATATActgattttatagaaaaggaagctCCAAAAGAG ataaACATAGATTTTCAAACCAAAACTCTGATTGCCCAGAATATACAAGAAGCTACAAGTGGCTGCTTCACAACTGCCCAGAAAAGGGTATACAGCTTGATGGAGAACAACTCTTATCCCCGTTTCTTGGAGTCAGAATTCTACCAGGACTTGTGTAAAAAGCCTCAAATCACCACAGAGCCTCATGCTACATGA